CCAGTAACACTCtcaaaagtaattatgaacagatactacatattgtaatagagtcagcaacattcaaaaaaattacttaaaaataagatataaatCTCAAATAGACCATCTAAAATTTCGAACTAAAAAAAACCTTCAATTAAAAGTTCGCGAAAACTAATCAGTTAATTTGTCTAGCATCGCATCTGAGGTGGCATTTCATTCAATTTTGTAATAATGAATTGCTGAAGTTAGCATACCCATTTTTTCCTCCACTAAATATTGCTACttgttgaaataaatattatgaaatacATTGTTATTTCTATGTCAAAAAGTTGTAATGGTCTTCGATCTATAAGCACTTTCGATTCAtatgtcatttttattttcttaaaaaaaacaaaaacaaaaaaacagtaGTACTACCCTATTAACATGCaagagtaaataccagtggaggtcctccgactttgatggcaccgccacttttagtcctcaacttttaaattaaccacttttagtccttcgactttgatggcactgccacttttagtcctcaacttttaaatcaaccacttttagtcctcttactttttgtttctagctacctatggtccttcctttataATTGAACATCTAATGccattttctcaagggcaattcagccatttggtccaaaatttagtgttaacaaaggagagtggagaatatggtttcttcaattattctgatgaggaaacataatacttaatacattaatatgaAATGACTGAATTATCCTTGAGAATAtaacattagatgtccaattgtaaaggaaggaccataggtggctagaaacaaaaagtaagaggactaaaagtgaatgatttaaagttgaggactaaaagtggtggTGCCATCAAACtcgaaggactaaaagtggttgatttaaaagtcgaggactaaaagtggcggtgccatcaaagtcggggaCCTCTACTGGTATTTACTCTAACATGCAATTGCCCgcattttcaattttccatttaCGACAAGACATCACAAAAAAGCAAGCATATTAGATTATTGACGAATATAATAAAACGATAGATATTAAACATTTTGCTCACTTAAAGAAAACTtgatatgaaaaattaatataaatatacatatcataattcacaaattaataTCTGTGAATTGAGCATCTATTTTACTTAAATATTCTTCAAGAATCTCGGCatgaaataaaaacattaatacgtattgattatatattacACTAATGTAGAAATACGTAGCTTATCATATAAATATCAGcataaattgattatttggaaatataaattcattttctaataagcaaactaaaatttaatcttgaaattgaaaacaagtaaatacatttataaatcttagaaaactaataaattttcattACGGATGcaatatacatattattttctttaaccCAATAACAAATTGTACTGGACTGTGCAACACCACCAGAGTTGGTTTGAATCTGTAGTAAACACTCgatttctttgtttatttggtttgtttttatataataaaatagattatatggataaaaatatatttagcaaccatatatatatattgcaaatgCTCTTTAAGAAGTAAAATATGTAAATCAAGTTTCCTCTTGTtaccaaaaaaatttaacaGGAATTCACATCACAGACGTATTAGCGAAATTACAGAAGTAATTTGCGAGGTGTTCTTCCGCATATCTCTTCCCTTCCAAATACGTATTGCTTCTTCAACCTTGTCCGATTGCATTCCTTTTAGCTGCAAAACTGTGGGTTTAATGCTTAGTACCTCCTTCATATTAAGCCATGgaacatatacccaccaccgtttCCCGTCAACACCCATACATATATTCTTTTCCTCTTTGATGAACGGGATTGGATAATCGACCGTCAGGGTTTTAGCCCACTCGTTCTTGCTGTTATTCATGAGAACCCATATGTTGATTTCATCTCCATTATCGTAGCAAAGAGACAGCTTTGAATTCCATTCTCTTGCCATCACAAACCTCCAATCTGAGAAGAGATTTTCTGGGATTTTAGCGGTTTTAATGCTCTCGTCTTGTGCGTCCACCCACAGAATTTTCCTGTCGCCCACATCCATTGTTACcacatagaaaatattttcaatactCAGAGCGTAAATCTTCGGCCACCGGCAAATGTTGCTAATGCAGTGTATGGAGTTTTTGAGAGGTCTCCACGATGCATCAACGCCCACTGTTATTGCTCTAAACCGTCCCAACAAAACTGATTTTTCCAACCCCGAGAAACTTATCACCGTGCATTCGTTATTACTTTTTGCGACGAAGAACATTCTGGCCACCACCCAAGCCGGCGATTCCTCGCCGACCCGGAGATCCGGCAAGTATACCGTTTGCCTGGTCGCCGGATTCCTTATGAGAAGCCTTTCCCTGAGATCTTTACGATGCTCGTGCTCTAACAGTAACCCTTTCTGTATATCAATACACGTGAATTCCCCGTCCTTACGGATCGGAGGGATCCGAAACTTCGTACAGATAGGCAAGTGATTGGATTGATTTATATAGTAGAAACAAATGGCGGCGTGGCGGTGATGTTTTTCGACGAAATCATGTTGTTGGATGAGTTGGCGCCAATTCTTGCAGGCGCACTTGAATCTCAGTAATGATTCCACCGGCAACCGGCTCAGGATCTCGGCGACCATATCTTCCGGCAGTGAATGTGATGCATCGGATACCTTCTGCCGCATTGCTTTAGACATTGTAGCTGCCATTACATGCAAAGGGAGGACGCATAATGCATGGAGTTATCAAATTGGTTGGAAGATATGAAACAAGAAACCATGCAGCTATAGGATTCTTATATCTGAAGGACTAAGGAATATTAATACAACTCGAGTTCTTGGAATTGGACAGAACAATTAGGATAAGGATTTGGACTTGGATAATTCTACTTGAATTCTaagtatcaaatatatataaaatactttaTTTCAATTCtactatcaaatatatatatatatatatatatatatatatatatatatatatatattacattaaattAATCTAATAGACTCCGTTACAATTATTGAAAGACCCTAGAACCatcattataattttgattattattattattattattattttattactgaATATTTATTAGCCAATATCCTATTCTGTAGGACAAGGTTCGTATATGAACAAGATATAGAGCATAATCATCTgcaatatacatataattttaatttctttaaccCAAGAACAAATTGTATTGTACTGTGTGCACGCAACACCACCAGAGTTGGTTTGAATTGGCAGTAATAAGGTTACAAATTTGAATCTTGGTGGCCACTTTTCAACACTTGATTTCTTTTCTAATTATTTggtttgttattatatataaaatagattatatgtataaaaatatatttagaaaccaTTGCAAATGCTCTTTAAGAAGTAAAATATGTAAACCATCCAAGTTTCCTTGTTacctaaaaaaatgtaataaaaattgtaaaaaactATGAAACAAATTATCTTTCTAATTATTCTGATTTCCGTTGCAGGGGTAGTCCTAAGTAGGATACCCACGTTGGAGCGAAATTACAGAAATAATTTGCGAGGTGGTCTTAGGCATATCTCTTCCCGGCCTTCCAATTCCAAATACGTGGGATCATTGCTTTTTCAACCATGTCCCAATCCATTCCTTTTAGCTGCAAAACTGTGGGTTTAACGCTTAGTTTTTCCTCCTTAAAAACCCAATGaactatttcaaaaaaaaaaaaaaaaaaaaaaaacccaatgaACACCCCACGGTTTCCCGTTAATCTCACTCATCCATATTTCCTTTTCCTCTTTGATGAACGAGATTGGATAATCTAGGGTAAAAGTTACAACATTGACAGTCTGGGATTTAGTCCACTCGTTCTTGCTGTTATTGATGAGAACCCAGATGTTGATTTGATCTCCGTTATGGTAGAAAAGAGACAGATTTGAATTCCATTCTCTTGGAGTCACATAGCTCCAATCCAAAAGTTATGTATGTATTCGCATTGATAGTAGCAACTCATGGCGGCGCGGCGGTGATGCTTTACGATGAAGTCATCTTGGTGAATGAGTTGGCGCCACTTCTTGCACACGCACTTGAATCTCAGTAATGATTCCACCGGCAACCAGCTCAGGATCTCGCCCACCATATCTTCCGGCAGCGACGCTGATGCATCGGAAACCCTCCGCCGCATTGCTTTACACATTATTCTAGCCATTACATGCAAAGGGAAGACGCACGCAATTATCAAATTGATTACTTAGCTTGAAGGAATTGCACAAcaattattcatatttattatattgaagAGATACAGAGGATACATAGAAAACTAGGAGCCCATGCAGCTATAGGATGTAAGCATATAAATCCAGTAGGGAAACATGTACATGATAAACATGATCGTAATAATATACTAACCTTCAGCTAGAGTATCAATATGAGTTTCTGTCACTTTTGCTCAACATGGTATACTAGGAATGAATGATGACCTTTATATAATAACCATGACATCAATATGGTAACTGTATGCATTTCTTAATCATACTTTTTGTCTTTTATAAGTCTTAccttaattaataaaagtttgTATGGAAGTGTTGCACCATATAATAAATTAccttaattattataacttaCTCCGTATAacctaatattataataatgtaactAAGGAAAATGTTGCATTCTTCTACTTGGTGCAAACTTCATAACTCAAAAAGAGAAAAACACGAACCATAATAATATATCCTCCTTAAAACGAGTAGCATTATAAAATGCATACTAATTAGCAAAGGGAAGACGAACGTAATTATCAAATAGGTTACTTGAGTAAAA
This region of Ipomoea triloba cultivar NCNSP0323 chromosome 15, ASM357664v1 genomic DNA includes:
- the LOC116005951 gene encoding putative F-box protein At3g52320, which produces MAATMSKAMRQKVSDASHSLPEDMVAEILSRLPVESLLRFKCACKNWRQLIQQHDFVEKHHRHAAICFYYINQSNHLPICTKFRIPPIRKDGEFTCIDIQKGLLLEHEHRKDLRERLLIRNPATRQTVYLPDLRVGEESPAWVVARMFFVAKSNNECTVISFSGLEKSVLLGRFRAITVGVDASWRPLKNSIHCISNICRWPKIYALSIENIFYVVTMDVGDRKILWVDAQDESIKTAKIPENLFSDWRFVMAREWNSKLSLCYDNGDEINIWVLMNNSKNEWAKTLTVDYPIPFIKEEKNICMGVDGKRWWVYVPWLNMKEVLSIKPTVLQLKGMQSDKVEEAIRIWKGRDMRKNTSQITSVISLIRL